One genomic window of Geodermatophilus sp. DSM 44513 includes the following:
- a CDS encoding acyltransferase family protein codes for MNRRESTYVKSLVLLALAAVLTASAHPRPWSAMVFPAAGVLFAAGGAAAAARLDAAGSARAYLRRAAPALLLPFWAFGAAVVTVMALGGWESDPVAGSAPLDWRTGWLWLFPLADPPVSTDGLGLVGPLWFVRVFLWLALLTPPLVWLARRWPLRLMAVPLVCMGLVTVGIANPLGTTADILLGLCAYAGCWLLGAAHHDGRLRTVPAGVALGGGAVLTAAGIGLALAQQELHGTYGLEANPAAAMLFSLGGVLVLLRLDPWLRGLDRVRGVRPVLSLVHGRTLTAFLWVDPLVVLTPPALALTPLAPFHTATPRGVLLEHAATWVLLLGAVVALGWLEDLGAGRRPGLLLRRRRPGRAVAAAGAVAPAVVPEQATVPEQATVPVPPAVAGPGGPAPVAPRPRPGPYLLRGNVVAGREREEAVVPGRRQPG; via the coding sequence GTGAACCGCCGGGAGAGCACCTACGTCAAGTCGCTGGTGCTGCTGGCACTGGCCGCCGTCCTCACCGCCAGCGCGCACCCCCGGCCGTGGTCGGCCATGGTCTTCCCCGCAGCCGGCGTGCTGTTCGCCGCGGGCGGGGCGGCCGCGGCGGCCCGGCTGGACGCGGCCGGCTCGGCGCGGGCCTACCTGCGGCGGGCCGCCCCGGCGCTGCTCCTGCCGTTCTGGGCGTTCGGCGCCGCGGTGGTCACCGTCATGGCGCTCGGCGGCTGGGAGTCCGACCCCGTGGCGGGCTCCGCACCGCTGGACTGGCGCACCGGGTGGCTGTGGCTGTTCCCGCTCGCCGACCCGCCGGTGTCCACCGACGGGCTCGGGCTGGTCGGTCCGCTGTGGTTCGTGCGGGTCTTCCTGTGGCTGGCGCTGCTCACCCCGCCGCTGGTGTGGCTCGCCCGGCGGTGGCCGCTGCGGCTGATGGCGGTGCCGCTGGTCTGCATGGGGCTGGTCACCGTGGGCATCGCCAACCCGCTCGGCACGACGGCCGACATCCTGCTGGGTCTGTGCGCCTACGCGGGGTGCTGGCTGCTGGGTGCCGCGCACCACGACGGCCGGCTGCGGACGGTGCCCGCGGGCGTCGCGCTGGGCGGCGGGGCCGTGCTGACCGCGGCCGGGATCGGCCTGGCGCTGGCGCAGCAGGAGCTGCACGGCACCTACGGCCTGGAGGCCAACCCGGCCGCGGCGATGCTGTTCTCCCTGGGCGGCGTCCTGGTGCTGCTGCGGCTGGACCCGTGGCTGCGCGGGCTGGACCGCGTGCGGGGTGTGCGCCCGGTGCTCTCGCTGGTCCACGGCCGCACGTTGACCGCCTTCCTGTGGGTCGACCCCCTGGTCGTGCTGACCCCGCCGGCGCTGGCGCTCACCCCGCTGGCGCCGTTCCACACCGCCACGCCCCGCGGGGTCCTGCTGGAGCACGCCGCGACCTGGGTGCTGCTGCTCGGCGCGGTCGTGGCGCTGGGCTGGCTGGAGGACCTCGGGGCCGGTCGCCGGCCGGGGCTCCTGCTGCGCCGGCGCCGCCCGGGGAGGGCCGTCGCCGCGGCCGGCGCCGTTGCGCCCGCCGTCGTCCCGGAGCAGGCCACCGTCCCGGAGCAGGCCACCGTCCCGGTGCCGCCCGCCGTCGCCGGCCCGGGCGGCCCCGCACCCGTGGCCCCGCGGCCACGGCCCGGCCCCTACCTGCTGCGCGGCAACGTGGTGGCCGGCCGCGAGCGGGAGGAGGCGGTGGTGCCCGGGCGGCGGCAGCCCGGCTGA
- a CDS encoding bifunctional polysaccharide deacetylase/glycosyltransferase family 2 protein: MGRPTPARRPPVSGPGAAPVFANPSGRRWRRLRAVLLTSLVTLVAAAAVVLTNVLSVPALAGEPVPDGPTVLEVGAPPVVGEGPLVRVVRLLRVGGVTYGQDPFDGQVVTALSAPDAAETARSEYALQRHGYDETAQRTVSLTFDDGPHPVYTPRLLDLLSEHGVPATFFVTGDQMVRHPEIMRRIVREGHALGNHSLTHIDVNTSTAFRERAEITLTDRIMRAGTGRYASYFRLPYEGDDEESMRDDAPGILRAQQLGYTVVSHDFDPHDWAYASGERTGEIPLPPLGRQDDITVLLHDAGGSDRSMTLAYVERLVGEARAAGYTFTSMPQVSADLRARTGEVRPTAWDHAAAWLATAVFVWPDSLLRVLFVVAVATMLGFGLLNTVLALLRARTAGRRTTTARPPVAVLIAAYNEELVIARTLQTVLASRYPIEQVVVVDDGSSDATADRVLEVAAGDPRVRLVRQPNGGKWAALNRGMAGIAQPFVVTIDADTLLAPTAVGALMARFHRPDVGAVAGVVKVGNHARNLVTRWQALEYVTQIGVDRAAAALLNAVMVVPGACAAWRTDAVREAGGYSDATLAEDCDLTLMLHRHGWRVEQADDAIALTEAPETVDALLRQRVRWVYGTLQAVWRHRDMLLRPRYGWLGLLTMPMTVLTVLMPMVFTPFVAVVLLQMLAEQGPLPVLGYLGAFSLVYGVLAVVAVHLLRERPAHLLMVPVYRLVYEPLRAYLLYASLGTALRGVRLGWDKLARTANVDEPLVAPVARPGAVRP; the protein is encoded by the coding sequence ATGGGCCGACCCACGCCCGCCCGGCGCCCGCCCGTCTCCGGACCCGGCGCGGCGCCCGTCTTCGCCAACCCCTCCGGCAGACGCTGGCGCCGCCTGCGCGCCGTCCTGCTGACCTCGCTGGTCACCCTCGTCGCGGCGGCGGCGGTGGTGCTGACGAACGTCCTGTCCGTCCCCGCCCTGGCCGGTGAGCCCGTCCCGGACGGCCCGACGGTGCTCGAGGTCGGGGCGCCGCCCGTCGTCGGGGAGGGGCCGCTGGTCCGCGTCGTCCGGCTGCTCCGGGTCGGCGGGGTCACCTACGGCCAGGACCCGTTCGACGGCCAGGTCGTGACCGCGCTGTCCGCGCCGGACGCCGCGGAGACCGCCCGCTCGGAGTACGCCCTGCAGCGGCACGGCTACGACGAGACCGCCCAGCGCACGGTCTCGCTGACCTTCGACGACGGGCCGCACCCGGTGTACACACCGCGCCTGCTCGACCTGCTCAGCGAGCACGGCGTCCCGGCGACGTTCTTCGTGACCGGCGACCAGATGGTCCGCCACCCGGAGATCATGCGGCGGATCGTGCGGGAGGGGCACGCGCTCGGGAACCACTCGCTGACGCACATCGACGTCAACACCTCCACGGCGTTCCGCGAGCGGGCCGAGATCACGCTGACCGACCGGATCATGCGCGCCGGGACCGGCCGCTACGCGTCCTACTTCCGTCTCCCGTACGAGGGGGACGACGAGGAGTCGATGCGGGACGACGCCCCGGGCATCCTGCGCGCCCAGCAGCTGGGGTACACCGTCGTCTCGCACGACTTCGACCCGCACGACTGGGCCTACGCCTCCGGTGAGCGCACCGGCGAGATCCCGCTGCCGCCGCTGGGCCGACAGGACGACATCACCGTCCTGCTGCACGACGCTGGCGGCAGCGACCGCTCGATGACCCTCGCCTACGTGGAGCGGCTGGTCGGCGAGGCCCGGGCGGCCGGCTACACCTTCACCTCCATGCCGCAGGTGTCCGCGGACCTGCGGGCCCGCACCGGGGAGGTCCGGCCGACGGCCTGGGACCACGCGGCCGCGTGGCTGGCCACCGCGGTGTTCGTCTGGCCGGACTCGCTGCTGCGCGTGCTGTTCGTGGTCGCCGTCGCCACGATGCTCGGCTTCGGCCTGCTCAACACCGTGCTGGCCCTGCTGCGCGCCCGCACGGCCGGCCGCCGGACGACGACGGCGCGGCCACCGGTGGCCGTGCTGATCGCCGCCTACAACGAGGAGCTGGTCATCGCCCGGACCCTGCAGACGGTCCTCGCCTCCCGGTACCCGATCGAGCAGGTCGTCGTGGTGGACGACGGCAGCAGCGACGCCACGGCCGACCGGGTCCTCGAGGTGGCCGCCGGGGACCCGCGGGTCCGGCTGGTGCGGCAGCCCAACGGCGGCAAGTGGGCGGCGCTCAACCGGGGCATGGCGGGCATCGCCCAGCCCTTCGTCGTGACCATCGACGCGGACACGCTGCTGGCCCCGACGGCGGTGGGCGCGCTGATGGCGCGGTTCCACCGCCCGGACGTCGGGGCGGTGGCCGGGGTGGTCAAGGTCGGCAACCACGCCCGCAACCTGGTCACCCGGTGGCAGGCGCTGGAGTACGTCACCCAGATCGGCGTCGACCGGGCCGCGGCGGCGCTGCTGAACGCGGTCATGGTCGTCCCCGGCGCCTGCGCCGCCTGGCGCACCGACGCCGTCCGGGAGGCCGGCGGGTACAGCGACGCCACCCTGGCCGAGGACTGCGACCTCACCCTGATGCTGCACCGGCACGGCTGGCGGGTGGAGCAGGCCGACGACGCGATCGCCCTCACCGAGGCCCCGGAGACCGTCGACGCGCTGCTGCGCCAGCGGGTGCGGTGGGTCTACGGCACCCTGCAGGCCGTCTGGCGGCACCGGGACATGCTGCTGCGACCCCGCTACGGGTGGCTGGGCCTGCTCACCATGCCGATGACGGTGCTCACCGTGCTCATGCCCATGGTGTTCACGCCGTTCGTCGCGGTGGTGCTCCTGCAGATGCTCGCCGAGCAGGGCCCGCTGCCGGTGCTCGGCTACCTCGGCGCGTTCTCCCTCGTCTACGGCGTGCTGGCCGTGGTCGCCGTCCACCTGCTGCGCGAGCGGCCGGCGCACCTGTTGATGGTGCCGGTGTACCGGCTGGTCTACGAGCCGCTGCGGGCCTACCTGCTGTACGCCTCCCTGGGGACGGCGCTGCGCGGGGTGCGGCTGGGCTGGGACAAGCTGGCCCGCACGGCCAACGTGGACGAGCCCCTCGTGGCGCCGGTGGCCCGCCCCGGGGCGGTGCGGCCGTGA
- a CDS encoding PHP domain-containing protein, translated as MSDPLPPAGALRRIAFLLERAREPTHRVAAFRTAAAVVDSLGPDELDRRIRTRTLTDLRGIGPKTGAAIVQAHAGEVPEYLARLEETHGELVPLADDVAAFRALLRGDLHVHSDWSDGGSPIREMAEAAIGLGHEYIALTDHSPRLTVANGLSAERLERQLDVVAALNEELAPFRVLTGIECDINADGSLDQTEELLGRLDVVVASVHSDLRAESAAMTARMLTAVANPHTDVLGHCTGRLLVPREQREGRRQRPRPESTFDAEAVFTACVEHGTAVEVNSRPERLDPPLRLLALAVELGCEFSIDTDAHAPGQLDWQGNGCERAVEVGVPAERVVNTRPAEELLAWTAG; from the coding sequence CTGAGCGACCCGCTCCCGCCGGCGGGCGCGCTCCGGAGGATCGCCTTCCTCCTGGAGCGCGCCCGCGAGCCCACGCACCGCGTCGCGGCCTTCCGCACCGCCGCCGCCGTCGTCGACTCGCTGGGACCCGATGAGCTCGACCGGCGGATCCGCACCCGGACGCTCACCGACCTGCGCGGCATCGGCCCCAAGACGGGCGCGGCGATCGTGCAGGCGCACGCCGGCGAGGTGCCGGAGTACCTCGCCCGCCTGGAGGAGACCCACGGCGAGCTGGTGCCGCTGGCCGACGACGTCGCCGCCTTCCGCGCCCTGCTGCGCGGGGACCTGCACGTGCACTCCGACTGGTCCGACGGCGGCAGCCCGATCCGGGAGATGGCCGAGGCGGCGATCGGGCTGGGCCACGAGTACATCGCGCTGACCGACCACTCGCCGCGACTGACCGTCGCCAACGGGCTGTCCGCCGAGCGGCTCGAGCGGCAGCTGGACGTGGTCGCCGCGCTGAACGAGGAGCTCGCGCCCTTCCGGGTCCTCACCGGCATCGAGTGCGACATCAACGCCGACGGCAGCCTGGACCAGACCGAGGAGCTGCTCGGCCGGCTCGACGTCGTCGTGGCCAGCGTGCACTCGGACCTGCGTGCGGAGTCCGCCGCGATGACCGCGCGGATGCTCACCGCGGTCGCCAACCCGCACACCGACGTCCTCGGGCACTGCACCGGCCGGCTGCTCGTCCCCCGCGAGCAGCGCGAGGGACGCCGGCAGCGGCCCCGCCCGGAGAGCACCTTCGACGCCGAGGCGGTGTTCACCGCGTGCGTCGAGCACGGCACCGCCGTGGAGGTCAACTCCCGCCCGGAGCGGCTGGACCCGCCGCTGCGGCTGCTCGCCCTGGCCGTCGAGCTGGGCTGCGAGTTCTCGATCGACACCGACGCGCACGCCCCCGGGCAGCTGGACTGGCAGGGCAACGGGTGCGAGCGGGCCGTCGAGGTCGGCGTCCCGGCGGAGCGCGTGGTCAACACGCGCCCGGCCGAGGAGCTGCTGGCCTGGACGGCGGGGTAG
- the galE gene encoding UDP-glucose 4-epimerase GalE, which translates to MTWLVTGGAGYIGAHVVAAMREAGEQVVVLDDLSTGDAGRVPGVPLVVGSVLDGPLVGRTLQEHRVSGIVHVAAKKQVEESIRRPLFYYRHNVEGLRVLLEEAVAAGVADLVFSSSAAVYGTPDVDLVREDTDCRPVNPYGTTKLAGERMVAEVAAATGLRHATLRYFNVAGTAAPALTDRGVSNLVPMVFQRIEQGLPPVLFGGDHPTPDGTCVRDFVHVADVASAHVAAARALADGRVTAVTANVGRGEGTSVREVVETIRSVTGTADDAWSRPVVGPARPGDPARVVASADTIRAALGWRSRYDLVEMVASAWAGWTSRDRRPTG; encoded by the coding sequence GTGACCTGGCTCGTCACCGGCGGCGCCGGTTACATCGGCGCCCACGTCGTCGCCGCGATGCGGGAGGCAGGGGAACAGGTCGTCGTGCTCGACGACCTCTCGACCGGTGACGCCGGGCGGGTGCCGGGCGTGCCCCTGGTCGTGGGCAGCGTCCTGGACGGGCCGCTGGTGGGCCGCACGCTGCAGGAGCACCGGGTCAGCGGAATCGTGCACGTGGCCGCGAAGAAGCAGGTCGAGGAGTCGATCCGCCGTCCGCTGTTCTACTACCGGCACAACGTCGAGGGGCTGCGGGTCCTGCTCGAGGAGGCGGTGGCCGCGGGGGTCGCCGACCTCGTCTTCTCCTCCAGCGCCGCGGTCTACGGCACGCCGGACGTCGACCTCGTCCGGGAGGACACCGACTGCCGACCGGTCAACCCGTACGGGACGACGAAGCTCGCCGGGGAGCGGATGGTCGCCGAGGTCGCGGCCGCGACGGGTCTGCGCCACGCGACCCTGCGCTACTTCAACGTGGCCGGGACGGCGGCCCCCGCACTCACCGACCGCGGGGTCTCCAACCTCGTGCCCATGGTCTTCCAGCGGATCGAGCAGGGGCTGCCACCGGTCCTCTTCGGCGGGGACCACCCCACCCCCGACGGCACGTGCGTGCGGGACTTCGTGCACGTGGCCGACGTCGCCTCGGCCCACGTCGCCGCCGCGCGGGCCCTCGCCGACGGGCGGGTGACGGCGGTGACGGCCAACGTCGGCCGCGGGGAGGGCACCTCGGTCCGCGAGGTGGTCGAGACCATCCGGTCGGTCACCGGCACCGCCGACGACGCGTGGTCCCGGCCGGTGGTCGGCCCGGCCCGGCCCGGTGACCCGGCGCGCGTGGTGGCCTCGGCCGACACCATCCGCGCCGCCCTCGGGTGGCGCAGCCGGTACGACTTGGTGGAGATGGTGGCCTCGGCCTGGGCGGGGTGGACGAGCCGCGACCGTCGCCCCACCGGCTGA
- a CDS encoding phosphatase PAP2 family protein codes for MRGARHWDARLHSAVGGLPATAADPWLRRLSTAADHGRLWVVTGALLGLRGGSLRRGAVRGLGSMAVSSGLVNAALKPVFGRRRPDLAAHPVHRLLHRAPDTHSFPSGHASSAGAFVTGVALECPAAGLALAPLAVAVGYSRVHVGVHYPGDVVAGLAVGAAVALAGWHRWPARTAPTPGHRPPRGGTGTRASAP; via the coding sequence ATGCGGGGGGCCCGGCACTGGGACGCGCGCCTGCACTCCGCCGTCGGCGGGCTGCCGGCCACCGCGGCCGACCCGTGGCTGCGCCGGCTGAGCACCGCCGCCGACCACGGCCGGCTCTGGGTGGTCACCGGCGCGCTGCTGGGACTGCGCGGTGGGTCGCTGCGCCGGGGCGCCGTCCGGGGGCTGGGCTCGATGGCGGTCTCCAGCGGGCTGGTCAACGCCGCGCTCAAGCCGGTGTTCGGCCGCCGCCGCCCCGACCTGGCCGCCCACCCGGTGCACCGCCTCCTGCACCGGGCGCCGGACACGCACTCCTTCCCCAGCGGGCACGCCTCCTCGGCCGGTGCCTTCGTGACCGGCGTGGCGCTGGAGTGCCCGGCGGCCGGCCTGGCACTGGCGCCCCTCGCGGTGGCCGTCGGCTACTCCCGCGTGCACGTGGGCGTGCACTACCCCGGGGACGTCGTCGCTGGCCTCGCGGTCGGCGCGGCGGTGGCCCTCGCCGGGTGGCACCGGTGGCCGGCGCGGACGGCGCCGACCCCGGGTCACCGACCACCCCGTGGAGGGACGGGCACCCGGGCGTCGGCACCCTGA
- a CDS encoding DoxX family protein, which translates to MLVRRIARPLLASSFVYGGIDTLRNPQSRVPGAKPVVDQITAKADEQLPVQLPRDVEQYVKVNAGAQVAAGSLLALGRLPRLSALVLSASLVPTTLAGHRFWEHEDPQERFGQTAHFAKNLSMLGGLLIAAVDTEGRPSVGYRARRAASRAGQATEKSLDRAQKRAAKAQRKSEKRLRKASR; encoded by the coding sequence ATGTTGGTCCGCCGGATCGCCCGGCCGCTGCTCGCCTCGTCGTTCGTCTACGGCGGCATCGACACCCTGCGCAACCCGCAGAGCCGGGTGCCGGGTGCCAAGCCCGTCGTCGACCAGATCACGGCCAAGGCCGACGAGCAGCTGCCGGTGCAGCTGCCGCGCGACGTCGAGCAGTACGTGAAGGTCAACGCCGGCGCCCAGGTCGCGGCCGGCTCGCTGCTGGCCCTGGGCCGGCTGCCCCGGCTCTCGGCGCTGGTCCTCTCGGCGAGCCTGGTGCCGACGACGCTGGCCGGGCACCGGTTCTGGGAGCACGAGGACCCCCAGGAGCGGTTCGGGCAGACCGCCCACTTCGCCAAGAACCTGAGCATGCTCGGCGGGCTGCTCATCGCCGCCGTCGACACCGAGGGCCGGCCGTCGGTGGGCTACCGCGCCCGCCGCGCCGCCTCGCGCGCCGGGCAGGCGACCGAGAAGAGCCTGGACCGCGCACAGAAGCGGGCCGCCAAGGCCCAGCGCAAGTCGGAGAAGAGGCTGCGGAAGGCGTCGCGCTGA
- a CDS encoding CGNR zinc finger domain-containing protein yields the protein MDYDTYGSTAVELAIDLANADRAAGPDWAAAFLRTHAEWLEPGTAPELSPDEVGRAAETADLVRAVAVARTQPEVLERLNALLALAHPQPYATDHDGELHLHHARREAPALEQLTTTVAMGLAQVVAQHGWQRLGVCSAEGCDDVYVDTSRNASRRYCSNTCASRSTVAAYRARRRS from the coding sequence ATGGACTACGACACCTACGGGTCCACGGCGGTCGAGCTGGCCATCGACCTGGCCAACGCCGACCGGGCCGCCGGGCCGGACTGGGCCGCGGCGTTCCTGCGCACCCACGCCGAGTGGCTCGAGCCGGGCACCGCTCCGGAGCTGTCCCCGGACGAGGTCGGGCGGGCCGCCGAGACCGCGGACCTGGTGCGGGCGGTCGCCGTCGCCCGCACCCAGCCGGAGGTGCTCGAGCGGCTCAACGCCCTGCTCGCCCTGGCCCACCCGCAGCCCTACGCCACCGACCACGACGGCGAGCTGCACCTGCACCACGCCCGCCGCGAGGCCCCGGCGCTGGAGCAGCTGACGACCACGGTGGCGATGGGTCTCGCCCAGGTCGTCGCCCAGCACGGGTGGCAGCGCCTGGGCGTCTGCTCGGCCGAGGGGTGCGACGACGTCTACGTCGACACCTCGCGCAACGCCAGCCGCCGCTACTGCTCCAACACCTGCGCCAGCCGCTCCACGGTCGCCGCCTACCGGGCCCGCCGGCGTTCCTGA
- a CDS encoding glycosyl hydrolase family 18 protein: MTRRVVLGVLAVAVLVAAALTAVLRPWTPDPPDRLVAAAWLPVWDERAPASLAAALDEGGLTEVSPTWATVRPDGSLAVTPPPPEVRERLAAADGVQVIPAVQNYADGAWQGDAVARLLADPAAAEAHRRALVDLALTSGWDGVDVDYESLPPLAGPVFTQFLRALRDDLHAHGLQLTVAVPARDAEETPYALAYSYRLIGQIADQVRLMTYDHAWSGSPAGPVAPASWVEDVVAYAVQHVPRHKLMLGLATYGYDWVGDRGSTVQAVDALALADRVGARPRWDDAAAAWTFGYAEGGREHTVWFEDARSLARKQQLAVAAGLRGIAIWQLGGEDPQVWTSVSSATRGGTPS; this comes from the coding sequence GTGACGCGGCGGGTGGTGCTCGGCGTCCTGGCCGTCGCGGTGCTGGTCGCGGCGGCGCTGACCGCCGTCCTGCGGCCGTGGACCCCCGACCCGCCGGACCGGCTGGTGGCCGCGGCCTGGCTGCCGGTCTGGGACGAGCGCGCCCCGGCGTCCCTGGCGGCCGCGCTCGACGAGGGCGGTCTCACCGAGGTGAGCCCGACGTGGGCGACGGTGCGGCCGGACGGCTCGCTGGCGGTGACCCCGCCGCCGCCGGAGGTGCGGGAGCGGCTGGCCGCCGCGGACGGCGTCCAGGTGATCCCGGCGGTGCAGAACTACGCCGACGGGGCGTGGCAGGGCGACGCGGTCGCCCGGCTGCTCGCCGACCCGGCCGCCGCCGAGGCCCACCGGCGGGCCCTGGTCGACCTGGCGCTGACCTCCGGCTGGGACGGCGTGGACGTCGACTACGAGAGCCTGCCGCCGCTGGCCGGGCCGGTGTTCACGCAGTTCCTGCGCGCGCTGCGGGACGACCTGCACGCCCACGGCCTGCAGCTCACCGTGGCCGTCCCCGCCCGCGACGCGGAGGAGACGCCGTACGCGCTGGCCTACAGCTACCGGCTGATCGGGCAGATCGCCGACCAGGTGCGGCTGATGACCTACGACCACGCCTGGAGCGGCAGCCCCGCCGGCCCGGTCGCCCCGGCCAGCTGGGTGGAGGACGTCGTCGCCTACGCGGTGCAGCACGTGCCCCGCCACAAGCTGATGCTCGGCCTGGCCACCTACGGCTACGACTGGGTGGGCGACCGCGGCAGCACCGTGCAGGCCGTCGACGCCCTCGCGCTGGCCGACCGGGTGGGGGCGAGGCCGCGGTGGGACGACGCGGCCGCCGCGTGGACCTTCGGCTACGCCGAGGGCGGCCGGGAGCACACCGTCTGGTTCGAGGACGCCCGCTCGCTGGCGCGCAAGCAGCAGCTGGCCGTGGCGGCCGGGCTGCGCGGGATCGCGATCTGGCAGCTCGGCGGGGAGGACCCGCAGGTCTGGACGTCCGTCAGCAGCGCCACCCGAGGGGGGACACCGTCGTGA
- a CDS encoding MFS transporter, giving the protein MRSYLSVWRLPSAPVLLVAGFAGRLPSAMVPLALLLMVQQRTGSYAVAGLAAATYGLAMAGMAPVLGRLADRRTPRPVLLAQAAGYPLLLALLVAAVLGGAPTAVVLAASAAAGAATPLVSGVVRALWSRVDPEVRGTAFALDATATELVFVAGPTLVAALTVLAGPAWALGVSGVLAVAGALGVATSAAMRRWVPVPDGPRTSPFATVLTPGLPRVLLSGAALMLGFGALEVAVPAFAEAAGAPGASGLLLALWALGSVAGGLWFGARVVSVSLPRQYRWLLLGVTIGLAPLTAASSPWVLGALLFLGGTAIAPTLTVQNSLVGSIAPAHATTEAFTWLSTMATGASAVGAALGGALIEGPAGVTGSLLLAVAGAAVAVLVTLVPGRRPTRGRAPEPVAA; this is encoded by the coding sequence GTGCGTTCCTACCTGTCCGTCTGGCGCCTGCCGTCCGCCCCGGTGCTGCTGGTCGCCGGTTTCGCCGGCCGCCTCCCGTCGGCCATGGTCCCGCTGGCGCTGCTGCTCATGGTGCAGCAGCGGACCGGCTCCTACGCCGTCGCCGGCCTCGCCGCTGCCACCTACGGGTTGGCCATGGCCGGGATGGCGCCGGTCCTCGGCCGGCTGGCCGACCGCCGCACCCCGCGTCCGGTGCTGCTCGCCCAGGCCGCCGGGTACCCGCTGCTGCTGGCCCTGCTCGTGGCCGCCGTCCTCGGGGGCGCGCCGACGGCGGTGGTCCTCGCGGCGTCGGCCGCGGCGGGCGCCGCGACGCCGCTGGTGTCCGGTGTGGTCCGCGCGCTGTGGTCCCGGGTCGACCCGGAGGTGCGCGGCACCGCGTTCGCCCTGGACGCCACCGCCACCGAGCTGGTCTTCGTCGCCGGCCCGACCCTGGTCGCCGCGCTCACGGTGCTCGCCGGCCCGGCCTGGGCGCTCGGCGTGTCCGGGGTGCTGGCGGTGGCCGGCGCCCTCGGTGTCGCGACGTCGGCCGCGATGCGCCGGTGGGTCCCGGTGCCGGACGGGCCGCGGACCTCGCCGTTCGCCACGGTGCTCACCCCGGGCCTGCCGCGGGTGCTGCTCAGCGGTGCCGCGCTGATGCTGGGGTTCGGCGCGCTGGAGGTGGCCGTTCCCGCGTTCGCCGAGGCCGCCGGCGCGCCGGGGGCGTCCGGCCTGCTGCTGGCCCTGTGGGCGCTCGGCTCGGTGGCCGGCGGGTTGTGGTTCGGCGCCCGGGTGGTCAGCGTCTCGCTGCCCCGGCAGTACCGCTGGCTGCTGCTGGGCGTGACCATCGGCCTGGCGCCGCTCACCGCGGCGTCCAGCCCGTGGGTGCTCGGCGCGCTGCTCTTCCTGGGCGGCACGGCCATCGCACCGACGCTGACCGTGCAGAACTCGCTGGTCGGCTCGATCGCCCCGGCGCACGCGACCACGGAGGCGTTCACCTGGCTGTCGACGATGGCCACCGGCGCGTCCGCGGTCGGGGCGGCGCTCGGCGGGGCGCTGATCGAGGGCCCGGCCGGCGTCACCGGCAGCCTGCTGCTCGCCGTCGCCGGCGCCGCGGTCGCGGTGCTGGTGACCCTCGTGCCCGGCCGGCGCCCGACCCGCGGGCGGGCTCCGGAGCCGGTCGCGGCCTGA